One window of Mediterraneibacter gnavus ATCC 29149 genomic DNA carries:
- a CDS encoding AAA family ATPase, translating into MSRRIITIGRQYGSNGRRIAKKLSEKLGIHYYDKELIKLASEQNDISYDELVKVDEKRANPWRYPVEDPAQMESRFRFEPMNDVLFYTQAQIITRLADTEDCIIVGRCANDILKSRPTSRSIFIHAPLDYRLQTVMERTSLEEKEALSLIKKVDKQRKFYYNYYTDKKWEEMSQYDLCLDSSAMSEDEILNVLTALYESIL; encoded by the coding sequence ATGAGCAGACGTATCATTACAATCGGAAGACAGTATGGCAGCAACGGACGCAGAATTGCAAAGAAGTTATCCGAAAAGCTGGGAATTCATTATTATGACAAAGAACTGATCAAGCTTGCCAGTGAACAGAATGATATTTCTTATGATGAGCTGGTTAAAGTAGATGAAAAAAGAGCGAATCCATGGCGTTACCCGGTAGAAGATCCGGCGCAGATGGAAAGCCGTTTTCGGTTTGAACCGATGAACGATGTGCTGTTCTACACACAGGCACAGATCATCACACGTCTGGCAGATACGGAGGATTGTATCATTGTAGGACGATGCGCCAATGATATCCTGAAATCCCGCCCGACATCCCGGAGTATTTTTATTCATGCACCATTGGACTACAGGCTTCAGACAGTGATGGAGCGTACCTCTCTGGAAGAAAAAGAGGCGCTTTCTCTGATCAAAAAGGTCGATAAACAGCGAAAATTCTATTATAACTACTATACAGACAAGAAGTGGGAAGAGATGTCCCAGTACGATCTGTGCCTGGACAGTTCGGCCATGTCAGAGGACGAGATTTTGAATGTTTTGACAGCACTTTATGAATCGATATTGTAA
- the rpmB gene encoding 50S ribosomal protein L28, translating into MAKCAICEKGAHFGNNVSHSHRKTPKMWKSNVKSVRVKTEGGAKKMYVCTSCLKSGCVERA; encoded by the coding sequence ATGGCTAAATGTGCTATTTGTGAAAAGGGTGCTCACTTCGGAAACAACGTAAGTCACTCTCATAGAAAAACACCAAAAATGTGGAAATCAAATGTGAAATCCGTTAGAGTGAAAACAGAAGGCGGAGCTAAGAAAATGTACGTTTGTACTTCTTGTTTAAAATCAGGATGCGTTGAGCGTGCATAA
- a CDS encoding DAK2 domain-containing protein yields the protein MATKTINAELLAKMFLAGAANLEAKKEFINELNVFPVPDGDTGTNMTLTIMSAAKEVSAMERPDMESLAKAISSGSLRGARGNSGVILSQLLRGFTKTIREEKEIDTIVLAQACERARATAYKAVMKPKEGTILTVAKGIAQKAAEMAEVTDDLEEFLPAVLAYAKEVLDQTPEMLPVLKEAGVVDSGGQGLLEVLHGAYDAFLGKEIDYSAIEASAGTKMTKAGAQAEADIKFGYCTEFIIMTDKAFTEADEMEFKSYLESIGDSIVCVADEDIVKIHVHTNHPGLAFEKGLTYGQLSRMKVDNMREEHQEKLIRDAEKVAAEQAKKAPRKPVGFIAVSIGEGMNEIFRELGVDYLIEGGQTMNPSTEDMLTAIDAVNADHIFILPNNKNIVLAANQAKDLTKDKDIIVIPTKTVPQGITAIINYMPEEDVDTNMETMLEEIKNVKTGQVTYAVRDTHIDDKEIHEGDIMGIGDAGILSVGQSVEQTTKEMLSQLVDDDTELISLYYGQDVLEEDAERFAGEIEEIYPDVDVDFHCGGQPIYYYVLSVE from the coding sequence GTGGCAACAAAAACGATCAATGCAGAGCTGCTCGCAAAAATGTTTCTGGCGGGAGCGGCAAATCTGGAGGCAAAAAAAGAATTCATCAATGAACTGAATGTATTCCCTGTACCGGATGGAGATACAGGAACGAATATGACTTTGACGATCATGTCAGCTGCAAAGGAAGTCAGCGCCATGGAGAGACCGGATATGGAATCTCTGGCAAAAGCGATTTCTTCCGGTTCTCTTCGAGGAGCCAGAGGAAACTCGGGAGTAATCCTTTCTCAGCTTCTGAGAGGATTTACAAAGACGATCCGGGAAGAAAAAGAGATCGATACGATTGTACTTGCACAGGCATGTGAGCGTGCAAGAGCAACTGCTTACAAGGCGGTCATGAAACCGAAAGAAGGTACGATCCTGACAGTTGCAAAAGGAATCGCTCAGAAAGCAGCTGAGATGGCAGAGGTGACAGATGATCTGGAAGAGTTTTTGCCGGCAGTTCTGGCATATGCCAAAGAAGTGCTGGATCAGACACCGGAGATGCTTCCTGTACTGAAAGAAGCCGGCGTAGTGGATTCCGGCGGACAGGGACTTCTGGAAGTGTTACATGGCGCCTATGATGCATTTCTTGGCAAAGAGATCGATTACAGTGCGATCGAAGCAAGTGCAGGAACAAAGATGACCAAAGCAGGTGCGCAGGCTGAAGCGGACATCAAGTTCGGATATTGTACAGAATTTATCATTATGACAGATAAGGCCTTTACAGAAGCAGATGAAATGGAGTTTAAATCCTACCTGGAGTCCATTGGAGATTCCATCGTATGTGTGGCGGATGAAGACATTGTGAAGATCCACGTTCATACAAATCATCCGGGACTGGCCTTTGAAAAAGGACTCACATACGGACAGTTGTCCCGTATGAAGGTTGACAACATGAGAGAAGAGCATCAGGAAAAGCTGATCCGTGATGCGGAAAAAGTTGCAGCAGAACAGGCGAAAAAAGCGCCTCGCAAGCCGGTTGGGTTTATTGCAGTATCCATCGGAGAAGGGATGAACGAGATTTTCAGAGAACTTGGTGTGGATTATCTGATCGAAGGAGGTCAGACGATGAACCCAAGTACAGAGGATATGCTCACTGCGATCGATGCGGTCAATGCAGATCACATCTTCATTCTGCCAAACAACAAGAACATTGTCCTGGCAGCAAATCAGGCAAAAGATCTGACAAAGGACAAGGATATCATCGTGATTCCGACAAAGACAGTTCCACAGGGAATTACAGCGATCATCAACTATATGCCGGAAGAGGACGTCGATACCAACATGGAGACCATGCTGGAAGAGATCAAGAATGTAAAGACAGGACAGGTTACGTACGCTGTGCGTGATACCCATATTGACGATAAAGAAATCCATGAAGGAGATATCATGGGAATCGGTGATGCCGGAATCCTTTCTGTCGGTCAGTCTGTAGAGCAGACGACAAAAGAGATGCTTTCTCAGCTTGTGGATGATGATACAGAACTGATCAGTCTGTATTACGGACAGGATGTTCTGGAAGAAGATGCAGAGCGTTTTGCAGGCGAGATTGAAGAGATCTATCCGGATGTAGATGTTGATTTCCACTGCGGCGGACAGCCGATCTACTACTACGTATTATCTGTAGAATAG
- a CDS encoding GerW family sporulation protein → MAENNNNFKSTVEALFQGMDGVISSKTVVGDAIHVGDTIILPLVDVSFGIGAGSFRAEKREKGMGGIGGKITPSAVLVIKNGTTKLVNVRNQDTMTKILDMVPDLVDRFTEKKEDKVTEADVAEILDSAEKEENV, encoded by the coding sequence ATGGCAGAGAATAACAACAATTTTAAATCGACTGTGGAAGCATTGTTTCAGGGAATGGATGGAGTGATCTCATCTAAGACGGTTGTCGGTGACGCAATTCATGTGGGTGATACGATCATTCTTCCGCTTGTAGATGTTTCCTTTGGAATCGGAGCCGGTTCTTTTCGTGCTGAAAAACGCGAAAAAGGAATGGGTGGAATCGGTGGAAAGATTACCCCGAGTGCAGTTCTTGTGATCAAGAATGGAACGACCAAGCTTGTAAATGTGAGAAATCAGGATACGATGACAAAAATTCTGGATATGGTACCGGATCTGGTGGACCGTTTTACAGAGAAAAAAGAAGATAAAGTAACAGAAGCAGATGTGGCAGAGATTTTAGATTCTGCTGAAAAAGAAGAAAACGTATAA
- a CDS encoding Asp23/Gls24 family envelope stress response protein, producing MKGSMSTELGIITISPEVIAKYAGSVAVECFGIVGMAAVNMKDGLVRLLKRESLTHGIHVDISDDNILVLDFHVIVAYGVNILSVSDNLMNNVKYKVEEFTGMTVDKINIFVEGVRVID from the coding sequence ATGAAAGGTAGTATGAGTACAGAGCTTGGGATTATCACAATTAGCCCGGAAGTTATTGCTAAATACGCAGGCTCTGTTGCTGTAGAATGTTTTGGAATTGTAGGTATGGCTGCCGTGAACATGAAAGATGGTCTTGTGCGGCTGTTAAAAAGAGAAAGTCTGACCCATGGGATCCATGTGGATATTTCAGATGACAATATCCTGGTTCTGGATTTCCATGTGATCGTTGCATATGGAGTAAATATTCTTTCTGTTTCTGATAATTTGATGAACAACGTCAAATATAAAGTGGAAGAATTCACCGGGATGACCGTAGATAAGATCAACATCTTCGTTGAAGGTGTCAGAGTGATAGATTAA
- a CDS encoding DUF2953 domain-containing protein codes for MIHILLLILKIIGWILLVILGILILLAGIFLFVPVRYRGDVLGEGEWENLFALLKFSWLCSLVKGEVSYQGGALKWKFRIAWKRFLADQPEQAALPVSRAEEKNSQSRETLKSPPSEKSIQKKEPSEQLKKQPEPIQKKITEHKKTENKKKQDSRPGLGERISQKAEQIKCTFHKICDMLKSLAEKKERLMEFLTDEIHRSAFMKCLTELRRLFCFLKPSKCEADLEFGFSDPSVTGYVLAGASLIYPFIGECVEITPNFDEKVLKGKAMIKGRVHAVYFVIVLWNLLWNKNIRTTISHIRKLRF; via the coding sequence ATGATACATATACTTCTGTTGATTTTAAAAATCATAGGCTGGATATTACTGGTAATATTGGGAATACTGATCCTGTTGGCAGGTATCTTTCTGTTTGTACCGGTCAGATATCGGGGAGATGTCCTGGGGGAAGGTGAATGGGAAAACCTGTTCGCCTTACTGAAGTTTTCCTGGCTGTGTTCCCTTGTAAAAGGAGAGGTGTCGTACCAAGGCGGAGCGTTAAAATGGAAGTTTCGAATCGCATGGAAGCGGTTTCTGGCGGATCAGCCCGAACAGGCGGCCCTACCTGTTTCCCGGGCAGAAGAGAAGAACTCTCAGAGTAGAGAAACGCTGAAGTCTCCGCCTTCTGAAAAAAGTATACAGAAAAAAGAGCCTTCAGAACAACTTAAAAAACAGCCGGAACCAATACAAAAGAAAATAACAGAACATAAGAAAACCGAAAACAAAAAGAAACAGGATTCAAGACCGGGACTTGGAGAGCGGATTTCTCAAAAAGCGGAACAGATAAAATGTACTTTTCATAAAATTTGTGATATGCTCAAATCACTGGCAGAAAAAAAGGAAAGATTGATGGAGTTTCTTACGGATGAAATTCATCGGTCAGCTTTTATGAAATGCCTCACAGAGCTTCGACGTTTGTTTTGCTTTTTGAAGCCGTCAAAGTGTGAGGCAGATCTGGAATTCGGGTTTTCAGACCCTTCTGTCACAGGATATGTTCTGGCGGGAGCGAGTCTTATCTATCCGTTTATCGGAGAATGTGTGGAGATCACTCCGAATTTTGACGAGAAAGTGCTCAAAGGAAAGGCCATGATCAAGGGGAGGGTGCATGCCGTTTATTTTGTGATTGTTCTATGGAATCTGCTGTGGAACAAGAATATCCGCACGACGATTTCCCATATCAGAAAATTACGCTTTTAG
- the zapA gene encoding cell division protein ZapA — protein sequence MSSAKHFTEVLIGGKVYTLSGFEGEEYLQKVSSYLNHKITECANSEGYRKQSADTRNVLLALNIADDYFKAKKQGDSLESDIELKDKEMYDLKHELISVQIKLENAEKELAKMKEENNDLQMQIVKLETEMKNRRK from the coding sequence ATGAGTTCAGCAAAACATTTTACAGAAGTTTTAATTGGAGGAAAAGTCTATACGCTAAGTGGATTTGAGGGTGAAGAGTATCTGCAGAAAGTATCTTCCTATCTGAACCATAAGATAACAGAATGTGCCAACAGCGAAGGTTACCGCAAGCAGAGTGCAGACACCAGAAATGTACTTTTGGCACTGAATATTGCAGATGATTATTTTAAGGCAAAGAAGCAGGGAGATTCACTGGAGAGTGACATCGAACTGAAAGATAAAGAGATGTATGACTTAAAGCATGAATTAATTTCCGTACAGATCAAGTTGGAGAATGCGGAAAAAGAGCTCGCTAAGATGAAAGAGGAAAACAACGATCTTCAGATGCAGATCGTGAAGCTGGAAACAGAGATGAAGAATCGCAGAAAGTAA
- a CDS encoding peptidoglycan D,D-transpeptidase FtsI family protein codes for MTYLFVTLFLALISYIVYFNVFRAKTIVNSPYNVRQDAFADRIIRGSITDRDGEVLAETQVGEDGTENRVYPYGAAFAHVVGYSNETAGKSGLESIENSELLTSNAFFAEKFLNEFKDEKNHGDTVVTTLDAGLQQAAYNALGENRGAIMVMEASTGKILAMVSGPSYDPNTIAQDWEALNADSAYSPLLNRVTQGAYAPGSTFKIVTALEYMREHPDYQNYSYNCEGSITYEDITIRCFDSTVHGLEDLRSSFANSCNSSFANIGLMLDRNSYRATAEELLFNKKLPSVLDYSKSSFVVDENTSDGEMMMTAMGQGNTLVSPYHMALITQAIANGGTLMEPYLVDKVTNYKGTEIRKNVPKSYKKLMTSEEASQLKDYMRAVVDEGTATMLSGQSYSVAGKTGTAEYSMTDGEKTHSWFVGFTNVDNPELVISVIIEGYDGNAGAKAVPIAKQVLDSYYYQ; via the coding sequence ATGACCTATTTGTTTGTTACGCTGTTTCTTGCCCTGATCTCCTATATTGTCTATTTTAATGTGTTCCGGGCAAAGACAATCGTCAACAGTCCGTATAATGTAAGACAGGATGCCTTTGCAGACCGGATCATCCGGGGAAGCATTACGGACAGAGACGGAGAAGTTCTTGCCGAGACACAGGTCGGAGAGGACGGAACAGAAAACAGAGTCTATCCGTACGGGGCAGCATTTGCCCATGTTGTTGGCTACAGCAATGAGACCGCAGGAAAAAGCGGACTGGAATCCATCGAAAACTCAGAACTTCTGACGTCCAATGCATTTTTTGCGGAAAAATTTCTCAACGAATTTAAGGATGAAAAAAATCATGGCGATACGGTCGTAACTACATTGGATGCGGGGCTTCAGCAGGCGGCATACAATGCATTGGGAGAAAATCGGGGCGCGATCATGGTTATGGAGGCCAGCACCGGAAAAATTCTTGCCATGGTGTCCGGACCGTCCTATGATCCGAATACAATCGCGCAGGATTGGGAAGCCTTAAATGCAGACAGTGCTTACAGTCCGCTTCTGAACCGGGTGACTCAAGGGGCATATGCTCCGGGATCTACCTTTAAGATCGTGACTGCACTGGAATATATGAGAGAACATCCGGACTATCAAAATTACAGCTATAATTGTGAAGGATCGATCACTTATGAAGACATCACGATCCGATGTTTTGACAGTACGGTACATGGATTGGAAGACTTGCGCAGTTCTTTTGCAAACTCCTGCAACTCTTCCTTTGCAAACATTGGTCTGATGCTGGATCGGAATTCTTACCGTGCGACGGCCGAAGAGCTTCTGTTTAACAAAAAACTGCCATCCGTGCTGGATTATTCAAAAAGCTCGTTTGTAGTGGATGAGAATACCAGTGACGGAGAGATGATGATGACAGCTATGGGACAGGGAAACACATTGGTCAGCCCGTATCACATGGCACTGATCACACAGGCGATCGCAAATGGCGGAACTTTAATGGAACCATATCTGGTTGATAAAGTCACAAACTATAAAGGAACCGAGATTCGGAAAAATGTACCGAAAAGTTATAAAAAACTGATGACATCGGAGGAAGCATCACAGTTGAAAGACTATATGCGGGCAGTTGTGGATGAAGGAACTGCCACGATGCTTTCCGGACAGTCTTATTCCGTGGCGGGAAAAACAGGAACTGCAGAATACAGCATGACAGATGGGGAAAAAACACATTCCTGGTTCGTAGGCTTTACGAATGTGGACAACCCGGAACTGGTCATCAGTGTGATCATCGAGGGCTATGACGGAAATGCCGGTGCAAAAGCAGTTCCAATTGCAAAGCAGGTGTTGGATTCTTATTATTATCAATAG
- a CDS encoding FtsW/RodA/SpoVE family cell cycle protein, with translation MVNIIVELSKYLMILLMGIYTFSCFSIFAHNYESEQKWILIRQNVLMFLLQLTAYVVMYLKKDDPKILTLYAASAGFLLAVILLYRILYPKVSKLIVNNMCMLLCIGMIMLTRLEEENAIKQLIFAAVGVVIGLVVPVAIRKLDRLKDWGYMYAGAGILALVLVSVLAEVSGGAKLGFTIAGFGIQPSEFVKILFVFFVAANLNRSLEFKNIVITTALAAAHVLILVLSTDLGTALILFVVYLVMLYTATRQPLYVAAGLGGGSVAAVLAYHLFAHIQVRVAAWKDPFATYSDGGYQVAQSLFAIGTGSWFGMGLFQGLPDEIPVADTDFIFAAISEEMGLILSLCLILVCVSCYVMFLNIALALRNQFYKLVALGLGTCYIFQVFLNIGGVTKFIPSTGVTLPLVSYGGSSILSTMIMFGIIQGLYILREDEEENLERKRERELRNGTKRRTTKKKKTTKEPGFEEVPKQRVR, from the coding sequence GTGGTTAACATCATAGTAGAATTATCAAAATATCTTATGATCCTTTTAATGGGAATTTACACGTTTTCGTGTTTCTCTATTTTCGCACATAATTATGAGAGCGAGCAGAAATGGATCCTGATCCGGCAGAATGTGCTGATGTTTTTACTTCAGCTGACAGCATATGTGGTCATGTATCTGAAGAAGGATGATCCCAAAATACTGACTCTTTATGCAGCCAGCGCGGGTTTTCTTCTGGCTGTGATTCTGTTGTACCGGATTTTATATCCGAAGGTGTCCAAGCTGATCGTTAATAATATGTGCATGCTTCTTTGTATCGGGATGATCATGCTGACCAGACTGGAAGAAGAAAATGCGATCAAGCAGCTGATCTTCGCCGCAGTAGGAGTTGTGATCGGTTTGGTGGTACCGGTTGCGATCCGTAAGCTGGATCGTTTAAAAGACTGGGGCTATATGTATGCAGGAGCCGGGATTCTGGCGTTGGTTCTGGTTTCCGTTCTGGCAGAGGTTTCCGGTGGAGCAAAGCTTGGATTTACGATCGCCGGATTCGGAATACAGCCGTCCGAGTTTGTGAAAATTTTATTTGTATTTTTTGTAGCGGCAAATTTAAACCGTTCTTTGGAGTTTAAGAACATTGTGATTACAACAGCACTGGCAGCAGCTCATGTGCTGATCCTCGTGCTTTCTACAGACCTTGGTACGGCATTGATTTTATTCGTAGTGTATCTGGTCATGCTGTACACGGCAACGAGACAGCCTCTTTATGTGGCAGCCGGTCTCGGAGGCGGTTCGGTCGCTGCCGTACTGGCATACCATTTATTTGCGCACATTCAGGTACGTGTAGCTGCATGGAAAGATCCGTTTGCAACCTATAGTGACGGCGGATATCAGGTAGCGCAGTCTTTGTTTGCCATTGGCACAGGAAGCTGGTTTGGAATGGGGCTGTTTCAGGGACTTCCGGATGAGATTCCTGTAGCTGATACAGACTTTATCTTTGCTGCGATTTCGGAAGAAATGGGACTGATTCTTTCCCTGTGTCTGATTCTGGTGTGTGTCAGTTGTTATGTGATGTTTTTAAACATTGCTCTGGCACTCCGCAATCAGTTCTACAAACTGGTAGCACTGGGACTTGGAACCTGTTATATTTTCCAGGTATTCTTAAATATCGGCGGAGTGACAAAATTTATACCTTCTACAGGCGTAACTCTTCCTCTTGTCAGCTACGGAGGAAGCTCAATTTTAAGTACGATGATCATGTTCGGCATCATACAGGGTCTGTATATTTTAAGAGAAGATGAGGAAGAAAATCTGGAAAGAAAGAGAGAAAGAGAGTTAAGAAATGGCACGAAGAGAAGAACCACAAAGAAGAAAAAGACAACCAAAGAGCCAGGCTTCGAAGAAGTTCCAAAACAAAGAGTTCGCTAA
- a CDS encoding peptidase U32 family protein, with the protein MIEEKKKPQIEILSPAGSYESFLAAIHAGADAVYAGGPRFGARAFADNFTEETLKQAIDYAHFHGRKVYLTVNTLLKDREIETLHDYLEPLYLHGLDAVIVQDVGVLELIRHDFPDLEIHASTQMSSVNVKAAQFLQSQGVTRVVPAREISLEEIQEIYRATGMEIECFVHGALCYCYSGQCLLSSLIGGRSGNRGQCAQPCRLPYSVDQSSKKEYVLSPKDICTLDLIPELIEAGVYSFKIEGRMKRPEYVAAVTSIYRKYTDLYLKKGKSGYRVEQADREALMDLYNRGGFSQGYYKERNGRDMIAISRPNHAGVPAARVLSQKGRELTVETLADIHKGDLLELNLQRENYSFGKEIPKGTKTVILVPKKEQYQKGQILNRIRNQKLMTEMKEQYLEGATKEQISGYLRAAVGEPAMLTVWTEDISVTVYSEQTVQEAQNQPMEVSRIQKQLSKTGATEFVFEHLEIDLEGKVFLPMQQLNELRRQALEKLELEICGKFRRTSTEQPLLKQNSEEKKTEGVLLSVLTETLEQLESVLDSEAAERIYIDSNIVQDLFEDARLQHLCKKVKRSSAKIFLAMPHIFRADAVRKFEQHYDRFLEIAQDGVLIRNCESFQFLKQHGFDRTILLDHNLYVFNQYSRQFWKRNGVELFTAPMELNAEELNVLGLEESELVIYGRIPVMTSAQCVVKTTNGCTHHPVTTTLTDRRGKQFPVKNHCGFCYNIVYNSAPLSLFDEREEWMRMHPRSIRVQFSTETGSEVTRILNAALAVNTRNAVSGMSGEEFTRGHFRRGIT; encoded by the coding sequence TTGATAGAAGAAAAGAAAAAACCACAGATAGAGATTTTATCTCCGGCAGGATCCTATGAGAGCTTTCTGGCTGCGATCCATGCGGGTGCGGATGCCGTCTATGCAGGAGGTCCCAGATTCGGAGCTCGCGCATTCGCAGACAATTTTACAGAAGAGACATTAAAGCAGGCCATTGATTATGCACACTTCCATGGAAGAAAAGTGTATCTTACAGTCAATACACTTCTGAAAGACCGGGAGATCGAGACACTTCATGACTATTTGGAACCCTTGTATCTGCATGGCTTAGATGCGGTGATCGTACAGGATGTCGGAGTGCTTGAATTAATCCGGCATGATTTTCCGGATCTGGAGATTCATGCAAGTACACAGATGTCCTCAGTTAATGTCAAGGCAGCGCAGTTTTTACAAAGTCAGGGAGTGACAAGAGTGGTCCCGGCAAGGGAGATTTCTCTGGAAGAGATTCAGGAGATTTATCGTGCAACAGGGATGGAGATTGAGTGCTTTGTCCATGGGGCGTTGTGTTACTGCTATTCCGGACAGTGCCTGCTCAGCAGCCTGATCGGAGGACGCAGTGGAAACAGAGGGCAGTGTGCCCAGCCGTGCCGTCTCCCGTACAGTGTGGATCAGAGCAGCAAAAAAGAATACGTGCTCAGTCCAAAAGACATTTGTACTCTGGATTTGATTCCGGAGCTGATCGAGGCGGGCGTCTATTCATTTAAGATTGAGGGAAGAATGAAGCGGCCCGAGTATGTAGCGGCCGTGACATCGATTTACCGGAAGTATACAGATTTGTATCTAAAAAAGGGAAAAAGTGGATATCGGGTAGAACAGGCAGACCGGGAAGCGCTGATGGATCTGTATAATCGGGGCGGATTCAGCCAGGGTTATTATAAAGAACGAAACGGCCGGGATATGATCGCCATTTCCCGCCCGAACCATGCAGGAGTACCTGCGGCACGTGTGCTCTCACAGAAAGGAAGAGAACTGACGGTGGAGACTTTAGCAGATATCCACAAGGGAGATCTCCTGGAGTTGAATCTGCAGCGTGAGAATTACTCTTTTGGAAAAGAGATTCCAAAGGGAACAAAGACTGTGATTCTGGTTCCCAAAAAGGAACAATATCAAAAAGGACAGATTCTAAATCGAATCCGTAACCAGAAACTGATGACAGAGATGAAAGAACAGTATCTGGAAGGGGCAACGAAAGAGCAGATATCCGGATACCTGCGTGCGGCAGTGGGAGAACCGGCAATGCTGACAGTCTGGACAGAAGATATAAGCGTTACCGTTTATTCCGAGCAGACTGTGCAGGAGGCACAGAATCAGCCGATGGAGGTGTCCAGAATCCAAAAGCAACTTTCTAAGACGGGAGCCACAGAATTTGTATTTGAACATCTGGAGATTGATCTGGAAGGAAAGGTGTTTCTTCCAATGCAGCAGCTCAATGAATTAAGAAGGCAGGCATTAGAAAAATTAGAACTGGAGATATGCGGGAAATTCCGGCGGACATCCACGGAACAACCTCTTCTGAAACAAAACTCAGAAGAAAAGAAAACGGAAGGTGTACTGCTGAGTGTTCTGACAGAGACTTTGGAACAGCTGGAAAGTGTGCTGGATTCAGAGGCAGCAGAACGGATTTATATTGACAGTAATATAGTACAGGATTTATTTGAAGATGCGAGACTGCAGCACCTCTGTAAAAAAGTGAAAAGAAGCAGTGCCAAGATTTTTCTGGCGATGCCCCATATTTTCCGGGCTGATGCAGTTCGAAAATTTGAACAACATTATGATCGGTTTCTGGAAATCGCACAGGACGGTGTATTGATCAGAAACTGTGAGAGTTTTCAGTTTTTAAAACAACACGGATTTGACAGGACGATCCTTCTGGATCATAATCTGTATGTATTCAATCAATACAGCCGGCAATTCTGGAAAAGGAACGGTGTAGAACTGTTTACAGCTCCGATGGAATTAAATGCAGAGGAGCTGAATGTTCTGGGACTTGAGGAAAGTGAACTTGTGATCTATGGAAGAATTCCGGTTATGACATCTGCGCAGTGTGTGGTGAAGACAACAAATGGCTGTACACACCACCCGGTCACGACAACACTGACGGATCGCAGAGGAAAACAGTTCCCGGTGAAAAATCACTGCGGATTTTGCTATAATATTGTTTACAATTCCGCTCCTTTATCGTTGTTTGATGAAAGAGAAGAGTGGATGAGGATGCATCCAAGAAGCATCCGTGTGCAGTTTTCGACAGAGACAGGCAGCGAGGTGACTCGCATCTTGAATGCGGCTCTTGCTGTGAATACCCGGAATGCGGTATCGGGAATGTCAGGAGAAGAATTTACGCGCGGTCATTTCAGACGCGGAATAACATAA